TGAGAGAAGACTCCAGCCTTTGCTGATCTACTTTTATCATGCCTGAGAGTTTTTGCAGATAGTGTGCTTGGCGTATAGGGTTTTGAATTTGGGCTATTGTTGGTAAAAGTATTTCTGCCAGGCGAGACTTCCCAGCAGCGCTATCCAGGTCAACTTCTCTAGCTGCTGTAGAAAATGAAAAATCAAGCAATGGTTCAGCCTTCTCCAGCAATTGCTGCCAGGTCTTGGGTGAGCGGTTGATAACTTCATCTGGATCCAATCCGTTGGGGATAGTAACAACTTTAATTTCATGATTGAGAGTATTTTCGTAATCAATCAACCTTATCATGGCTTTTTCGCCAGCTTCATCGGCATCCATAGCCAGGAAAAGATTTCTGGTTATCTTCTTTATCGCATCTATTTGACGATCACCTATAGACGTTCCCATCGAGGCCATGGTATATTTAAAACCGTATTGATGCGAGATAATGGCATCCATATAGCCTTCTACCATTACTATCATATCCTGTTTCCTCGCTTCTTCACGTGCAAGGTCAAAGCCATATAGTAAGCCGCTCTTATCGAATATCGGAGTTTCCGGCGAGTTGAGATATTTAGGTTGGGAACCGTCCATTTCTCGCCCGCCGAAACCCGCAGTTTTACCTTCAGCATTAGAAATCGGGAACATTAACCGGTTGTGGAAACGGTCAATAATACCGGATTCAACTTCTATTAACAATCCGGCTTCTAACATTTCCTCAACAGAGAACCCACGCTCAAGCAGGTGTTTTCGCAGGTTATCCCGGCCAGTTAGACTATAGCCAAGCTTGAAATCTGACAGAGAACGAGCGTTGATACCGCGTTTGTTTACATAATTTCGTGCTTTTTCGGCTTCGACAGAATTTTTTAATTGCTCATGATAGTAATCTCTGGCAGCATCATTGATTTGAAATAGACGGTCGTGTTTGTTTTTATCTTCTTTAAGCCTGGCGGGAGAGGGTAACACAACCCCCGCTCTAGATGCCAACAGTTTAAGTGCGTCACCAAAATCCATGCCTTCCTTTTTCATTACCAGGGAGAATATATCACCACCGGTAGAACAGGCTCCGAAACAGTGCCAGCTCTGCCGGTCAGGAAAAACAAAAAAGGACCCATGCTTTTCCTGGTGGAAGGGGCATATACCCTTAAAATTCTTGCCTGATTTGGCGAGTTGGGTATACTGTCCGGCTATTTCGACGATGTCCAGTTTTTGCTTGATTTCTTCGATAGCACTCATTAATAGCCCTATTATACAATATTATGGAGTTTACATAAAAAATAAAGAAGGTAATTAAAGGTTGAGCTTTTCTGCCAGCCGGGAAGCATATTGATCTGTCATGCCGGCAATGTAATCCACAACAGCTCTGGTTGTGTCACCTCGGCAGATTACCGGATAATCTTTAGGCAGTAGTTCCGGATGGCAACAAAGATGTTCAAACAGGTTTGCAACTATTTGTCTGGCAGGTTCCGTTGCGTCGAGCATAGACCTAATTTTATATACTCGGGTAAAAAGAAAATCCTTCAATTCGCTAGCGGCTTCTCTCATTGTAGGGCTCATGCCTATCGATGGTGCCGGAGAATCAACCTGGCCGGTAACCGACCAGGAAGTCATAATAATGTCAGTGATCATATTGTTGATACGTTCACGGTGAGTGTTGCCCATGATTTTCCTTGACGATTCCGGAAGATCGGTGGCAACTATCATGCCTGCGCGGATGGCATCCTCAACGTCGTGATTGATATAAGCGACCAGGTCAGACAGTTTCACCACATCTGCTTCAAGGGAACCGGTTTCCCCCCAGCCTTCCCCCAAAATTTCTTCCATTGATTTGGAGTGGTTTAGAATACCGTCCCTAACTTCCCAGGTAAGGTTCAACCCATTTCCATCATTTTCAAGAATATCCGCTACCCTTAGGCTCTGCTGGTTATGTCTGAATCCGGGTTTATAAAGCTGGTTCAATACTTCTTCTCCGGTGTGGCCAAAAGGTGTATGCCCCAAATCATGACCTAGCCCAATTGCCTCGGCCAGGTCTTCGTTAAGGTTTAAAGCTCTTGCAATAGTGCGAGCTATCTGAGTCACCTCGAGTGTGTGAGTTAGCCGCGTAACATAGTGGTCTCCCGTTGGGGCAATAAATACCTGGGTTTTATGTTTTAGCCTACGGAAAGCCTTGCAATGGATAATGCGATCCCTGTCGCGCTGGAATTCAGTGCGTAGATCACAGAGTTCTTCGGGCTTATCCCGGCCACGGCTTAACCTGCTTTTACATGCGTATGGCGAAAGGAGTGTCAGTTCTCTTTCTTCTGCTCGAAGGCGGACTTGGCTCCAGCTTGGCATTATTTTTTTAGCTTTGCTTCTGCCTTGGCAATTATTTCCCGGGTGACACCTATCATATCCGGGCTTACCGAAACGGAGGTAATGCCCCAGCTTACTAATTTTTCTGTAAGTTCCGGGTGGACCGATGGTGCCTGGCCGCAGATAGAAGAGGTTACGCCCATTTCTTTCGATATGGTTATGGCCCTCTCCAGTGCCATAAGTACAGCTTCATTGCGCTCGTCGAATGTTTTTGCCAGGCGATCGGAATCACGGTCGATACCCAAAATAAGCTGGGTAAGATCGTTCGAGCCGATGGATATACCATCTACGCCCACACTTAAAAACTTGTCGATAAGGAAAATATTGGCCGGTACTTCAACCATCATCCATAAACGAAAATCCCTCGAGCGCTTAAGACCTTCAGACTCAAGCAGATCTTTAGTAGCCTGAAGCTCCCCAATAGTGCGAACGAATGGTATCATTACCCAGAGATTGGGGTAATCCTTGCGCACTCTTCTGATGGCCTCTATTTCAAGCTTGAATGATTCAATATCAGTGATATAACGAGAAGCGCCACGATATCCAAGCATGGGATTCTCTTCAATTTCTTCGAATTCCCTCCCACCGATAAGATCGCGATATTCATTGGTTTTAAAGTCAGTAGTTCTATAGACAACCGGCCTGGGATAGAAAGCCTTGGCAAACGTTAGTATGTTATTATAAAGTTTATCAACAAATTCATGCTCGCGTTTGTGTTTTAGCATGTATTTAGGATGTTCGCCAATCTGAGCGACCATAAATTCCGCTCTCAGAAGGCCGACACCATCTACATTTCTCCCTGCTACCATTTCTGCCAGTTCAGGCTGGGCGAGGTTGACATATACTCTTGTTTTGGTTTCAATTGCTTCTCTTAATACATTGGCGGCAAACGAAGAGGCAGAATCAGCACCCACCTTACCTTCGTATACTTTGCCGTGGCTGCCATCTACGGTGATTATCTGATCATTAGCCAGCTTGCCGGTTGCCTGGCTGGCGCCGACAACACAGGGTATGCCCAATTCGCGGCTGACGATGGCAGCGTGAGCAGTTCGTCCGCCACGGTCGGTTAAAATAGCCGCCGCTCTTTTCATGGCTGGTACAAAGTCGGGAGTC
This window of the Dehalococcoidales bacterium genome carries:
- the dnaG gene encoding DNA primase; translation: MSAIEEIKQKLDIVEIAGQYTQLAKSGKNFKGICPFHQEKHGSFFVFPDRQSWHCFGACSTGGDIFSLVMKKEGMDFGDALKLLASRAGVVLPSPARLKEDKNKHDRLFQINDAARDYYHEQLKNSVEAEKARNYVNKRGINARSLSDFKLGYSLTGRDNLRKHLLERGFSVEEMLEAGLLIEVESGIIDRFHNRLMFPISNAEGKTAGFGGREMDGSQPKYLNSPETPIFDKSGLLYGFDLAREEARKQDMIVMVEGYMDAIISHQYGFKYTMASMGTSIGDRQIDAIKKITRNLFLAMDADEAGEKAMIRLIDYENTLNHEIKVVTIPNGLDPDEVINRSPKTWQQLLEKAEPLLDFSFSTAAREVDLDSAAGKSRLAEILLPTIAQIQNPIRQAHYLQKLSGMIKVDQQRLESSLNELGRRRPSGSYQAPVTRKKSGNKLFSSPREEFCLAMLIQYPQLKDKTAGLKLEYFSNSENAEVFSALLASSDSASVRDGLDGATVEHYDRLANQTVAPQGLEIKLKECILLLKESYLRRVLQNQEAILGSTDLTQEEKDALIRQGFDVNHELKELFYEKSKGLERMKREKSTDGTRKKEEEKEGY
- a CDS encoding deoxyguanosinetriphosphate triphosphohydrolase: MPSWSQVRLRAEERELTLLSPYACKSRLSRGRDKPEELCDLRTEFQRDRDRIIHCKAFRRLKHKTQVFIAPTGDHYVTRLTHTLEVTQIARTIARALNLNEDLAEAIGLGHDLGHTPFGHTGEEVLNQLYKPGFRHNQQSLRVADILENDGNGLNLTWEVRDGILNHSKSMEEILGEGWGETGSLEADVVKLSDLVAYINHDVEDAIRAGMIVATDLPESSRKIMGNTHRERINNMITDIIMTSWSVTGQVDSPAPSIGMSPTMREAASELKDFLFTRVYKIRSMLDATEPARQIVANLFEHLCCHPELLPKDYPVICRGDTTRAVVDYIAGMTDQYASRLAEKLNL
- the ppsA gene encoding phosphoenolpyruvate synthase, whose translation is MEKAVVWFKEVGKGDIATVGGKGANLGEMTQANIPVPPGFIVTSQAYYSFLEESKLTAKIQTLLKNLDANNSRQLQETSRKIKQVISSAAMPEEIKTAIKKAYIKLGQGLVAVRSSATAEDLPEASFAGQQSTYLNIEGEDNVIQAVQHCWASLFESRAIYYREQQGYEHLKVGIAVPVQRMVNSRTSGVMFTVEPVTSDTQKMVIEAIYGLGEGLVSGEVSPDLYIIDKKEMKTVSKKISRQEQQLTRNPAPGEKEPNIWLQLPARIQKQQKLTDAEILQLANMGRLIEDHYGQPQDIEWARENNTFYIVQSRPVTALKESMEEEIEIDAPVLLTGDAASPGLASGPVRIILDPTQLDQVGEGDILVAEMTTPDFVPAMKRAAAILTDRGGRTAHAAIVSRELGIPCVVGASQATGKLANDQIITVDGSHGKVYEGKVGADSASSFAANVLREAIETKTRVYVNLAQPELAEMVAGRNVDGVGLLRAEFMVAQIGEHPKYMLKHKREHEFVDKLYNNILTFAKAFYPRPVVYRTTDFKTNEYRDLIGGREFEEIEENPMLGYRGASRYITDIESFKLEIEAIRRVRKDYPNLWVMIPFVRTIGELQATKDLLESEGLKRSRDFRLWMMVEVPANIFLIDKFLSVGVDGISIGSNDLTQLILGIDRDSDRLAKTFDERNEAVLMALERAITISKEMGVTSSICGQAPSVHPELTEKLVSWGITSVSVSPDMIGVTREIIAKAEAKLKK